The genomic DNA GTGCGCCCATTAACACCACGAACTTCATTACTTTATGAATCCTTCGTAATGACGCATGAGCAGTTGTGCTTCCAGTTGTCGCATGGTGTCGATAACGACGCCGACGACGATGATCAGCCCCGCGCCATTCACTACGAGGACGCTTTGTTCCAGACCCTGGATGTTGAGAATGCCGGCAACCAGTTCCATAATACCCGGCATCACCGCCACGATACCCAGGAACAACGCGCCCACCAACGTGATGCGTCGCACCACGGACATAATGTAATCGGCCGTCTTCTTACCCGGACGAATACCGGGGATAAAGCCGCCCTGTCGCTGCAAGGTCGTCGGTAGCTTCTGCTGTTGTACCATCACGTCCGTGTAGAAGAAAGTGAAGCCCACGACCAACAGGAAATAGAGTGTCCAATAGACAAAGCCCGTATTTTGCCCAAACGTGTTGGCAATACCCGTTGCGACCTTGCTGATGAACCCTTCATTGGAAGCCGTGATGAAGAATTGCGCCATCAACGCGGGGAAGGCGATCAACGACTGCGCGAAGATGATCGGGATCATGCCCGCCGTATTCACCTTGAGCGGCACGTGCGTACTCTGTCCCTGATAAATCTTGCGCCCGCGCACCCGCCGTCCATATTGCACGGGAATGCGCCGCTGCCCTTCCTGAATAACCACGATGACGAGAATGGTGGCTACGGTGATCACCACAAAGGCGATAATCGTAAAGATGCGCGCCACCTGTTCGGGAATGGTGAATAGCTGCGCCAGATTTGCGGGAATGCGCGAGACAATGCCGCCAAAGATGATCAACGAAACGCCTTGCCCGATACCATTTTCCGTGATCAACTCGCCGAGCCAGATGGCAAACATCGTGCCCGCCGTCATCGCCACCAGCGTGGTCAGGGTGGGCAGGATGTTGCTGGCCGGGCTAAAGCCGAAATGGGGCATGATCTGCTCCAGACCGCCAATGCTGAAGCCGATCAGACGAATCTGACCTACAGCTTGCAAGAGTCCCAGCGGAATGGTCATGTA from Ardenticatenales bacterium includes the following:
- the secY gene encoding preprotein translocase subunit SecY, encoding MIESVRNAFALPDLRRRILYTVAMLVIYRLVSNIPVPGVDLIAWEAFRTQQTSNSLIEVLNLLSGGAVRNFSVMALGVYPYITASIIIQLLQPIVPQLEEMASEGESGRNRINKITYYMTIPLGLLQAVGQIRLIGFSIGGLEQIMPHFGFSPASNILPTLTTLVAMTAGTMFAIWLGELITENGIGQGVSLIIFGGIVSRIPANLAQLFTIPEQVARIFTIIAFVVITVATILVIVVIQEGQRRIPVQYGRRVRGRKIYQGQSTHVPLKVNTAGMIPIIFAQSLIAFPALMAQFFITASNEGFISKVATGIANTFGQNTGFVYWTLYFLLVVGFTFFYTDVMVQQQKLPTTLQRQGGFIPGIRPGKKTADYIMSVVRRITLVGALFLGIVAVMPGIMELVAGILNIQGLEQSVLVVNGAGLIIVVGVVIDTMRQLEAQLLMRHYEGFIK